ACATACATGTGGTTGCTTGGgtaggagaggtggggaggggaagcgagagagggagagatgaatttTTCAGCCACTCTAAACCCAATCCCTCTTCTTTATCTACAGAGCCATCAGCCTGTGCATCCCGTCATGCCTGTTCCTTTGAGCTGGAGGGACAATGTTGAGGAAGATGCACTGGGAATGGCCAGATGACCAAAGTAGACTTGACGGCACCAGCCTCGTTGGGTCATACACATTATGGGTCATACGCTGTCCACATAAACCTCACATCTCTTCTGTAAATCTTagttttctgatctgtaaaatggagagaatagCTGCCTTGAGGAGTAGAGCCCCACTTTTATATCTAGAAGTTACTCACCACGAGCcgacactcttttccaaagttcCCCCATTAGTTCCCAAATGAAAAAACCTGTCCCTTGACCTCAGGGATGGAAGAAGACCCTTCATTACTTTTAATGAGTTAATTACCAGCTGCATTTCAAACCCCACTTAGTGGCATCCTCTTCCTCTCCTACAAAATGGCTCAAGTTGAAGATACAATGATAATTGCAGTAATGGTTGTAAATGACTGTGAATTAATAGATCATTTGTGATTGCAATGGTTGTGGGAATGGTAAGGGAGAAAATGAATTCGGGTTAATAGATCAGTGAGGAAAGGCATTGAAAAAAGTCTGAGAGAGCTGGtaaggctggggagggaagcgGATGGAGTAGGGAAGGTTCTGGGGAGAGCTGCCAGGGGATGAAACCAGCCAGGGGAAGATGGCAACAGAACTTATTGGGAAAGAGCTTCCACCCCCCCTTGAGGCTCAGGCCAAGCCCCAGCAGGTCTGCGGAGACCTACTGACATCTGACAAGATGTGATCAGCTGATCGCTGATGAGCTATTTGTCCTTCCACAGAGATGGAGCAAGTCCCAGCTGGTCAAAGCCAAGGAATGTGCTTCTCCATGCCCCATTCATGTCCCTCTTTCTACGACAATGCAATTCTTACTGCAATGCCTGACCatagttgctggaggggatgtgggggagTGTGGTCCTGGAGAAGGAGTTGGGGCAGCTGCTGTGTGGTGGGTGGGAGTGTTTGGGGATGCTTAGGACTCAGAGACAGCAGCTGTTTGCCAACCCATTGAGAAGTATGTCGATATTCTCAGCCACGCATCTGCATGCCAGCTGATCAGTGCTGGTTGGGGCTCAGCACTCTTGCTGGGCGAGTGCATGAATGCATGAAAGGGAGCCTGACACATGTCAGTTAAATAACCAGGTCACCCAGAATGCCCGAGAAAGGGAGTGTTGAGCCACTCTGAACTTCTTCCGCACTCCTGCATATGGTAGGAGGAATCTACAGAGAAGCGGCTTCTCTGAGGCTTCCACCAAAACCACAGACTGGGCTGCTCCTCTCCCCAGTAGCGGCATGAAGGCTGGCACTCCAGTCTCCCCCAGACTGGCTAAAGTCAGAACTTGTGGGCCACTGGGGATCTGCCCTTTGCTCTGAGACTACAAAGTTTTGTTTGGTGTTAATGATAACAGTAACCACTGCCCTTTTCTgtggcagactctgtgctgggtgtttTCACACATATTAACCCAGTTAATCCTCCTGACAGATTTATGGGGTCAATGGTCTTATGacacctattttacagatgagacaactGAGGCTACAGAAGGGGGTTGAGGGACTTGGACACGGTCACATGGCCTGGGACCCACACACACAGGTCTATCTGATGCTGGTTTAAGCACTGTTGTTAGATGAAATCCTGAGGGTCCAGCTCCTTTGGTGGACAGGAGACCTTGCTGGCATTGGGAATATGGCCATTTCTCAGCCTGACCCAGGAGTAGAATGAATGAAGGCAGCCCTGACCTGACCACCTTGGGAGGCTCATTGGAGGGTGCTGTGCTGAGCAGGTCTGGGTCTGGATACCTGGGATCCCAGCCCCTTAGGTTGAGCCCCTGTCTAAGCCACAGTGGGAGGAACACAGCTGGCCCATTAGCCTCCTACTGACAGAATCAGtaggggtggggaaggacagCTGGGGAGTGGACAGAGTgaacagaaagaaggaatgaaatggATTCTGCCCTTCCTGCACAAATGCCCCAAAGGTTTGGCTTTCCTGGGAGGTACACACCATCCTTGTCCCTAGAGGTAGATGGAGGGCAGGGTCATGGAGACAACACTAGAGTCAGCGTCCAGCTGACATGCCTCTTACCAGTTGAGTGACCGTGGGCAAGGCACTGCTGTAGTGTCTCTGTTGTCTCATGTGTTAAATGAGAACAGTTAGCCCTTACCACGGGGCTCCCTTGGGCTCCAACCTCCTGTCTTCTCGTGGTTCTCTTTAGAGATTCATTTCCACAACTGTACTCCACTTGGCCGCCACCCCACACAATCCCTCTGCTGAAACGTCAGCCCCCGGCATCTCTCTCATGCCTCTCTCGCACAGCAGCTGTCCTTCAACTTCTTGGAGCCTCAACCTGtgacccctccctctcctccaaggTCATCACTAACTTCCCAGCCTCACGCTGTCCCAGTCCAGACTGATCCTTGAGTGTGCCACCTCTGCCCCCGCTCACCAGCATTGTCCTGTGCCAGTGGGTCTACCCTCATGGCAACCCTGCCATCCCCAGCCTCAGGTGGGCCAATGTCCCATCTGTGACTCTGTACCAATagctggagaaaaaaatgcaCCACTACACAGGCTGATAACAACTCAGACCCAAGGGGTCCAGCCTCAGCAGAGCCCTCAGGCCTCTCTGTCCCTTGTCACCTCTCCTCTGTCACCAGCTCCTTCTTTCTCAGCAAATGGCCTTGTCCTCCACATCCCTGGTGGCATGGAGCCCACATAGCATGAACCAGCTCCTTTTCCTTTGAGTGCTTCTATCCCCTTCTGCCATCATGACCTTTCCTGCAGGCTCCCAGGAACAGGGTCCTAATTCGAGATCCCATCTCTGCACTCTTCATGAATGTCATGAGTCACCTCTCTCCTTTTTGCCTAATGCTGTCCCTCACCAGGGTCACAGGGGGGTATGTAAATGGCCCAATCAGTGGACACTCCTTATTGGATCGGACCTCTGCACTGCATCGGACCATCCCTCCTCCTTTCAAACTTGCTCCTCCATgggtgtctctccctctcctctagtTTGCCTCCCACCCCCTGAAATCTTTTCAAAACTCTTTCCTGTCCcgttccctctgcccaccccttaAATGCTGCAGTCCCCAGGAGCTGGGTAACCAGGAGTGTGAAGAAAGTGCTGCTACTTTCACTTCAACAATTCTCTCATCAGTGCCCTCCTTCCTAAGCCATTGCTTGGTCCATCCCTTCATCAGCCCTCCTAGAATCTCAAGAGCCTTCTATGAGGTCTCCCTGCTCCTAGTCCTACCAACTCAAGCTCATTTCCCCCAGCGCAGTTGGGTgttggttttaaaatatgaacagaccaCATCACGCCTCTGCTTAAATTTTTCAGGGGCTCCCCGGAGCCACTAGCATAAAACTTAAATTCCTAGAGTGagtcctgcccacctccctccatcaccaTACTCTTGCATCCATAGGCCATGTCAAATACACCATGTCATCCATCTTCCCAAATGCCTAACATGGCGCCTCATTGGTAAAAGAGGTGTGTTCGTTAATGGGGCACCCATTCATTCTCTACCACTTAGTCACCTCCAAACAAGCAACTTGCCAGTCAAGTGAGTGATTGACTGAATTAATAAATGTATGGTCTGTGTTAACAACTCTTGGGTTTCCAGAAACTCTTTCTGCCCCTTGACAGGGTCTTGGTCCAGACCTCTTCATCTCTCACCTAGGCTCCTGCAAAAGTTCCTTCTCCCCGCTGCCAGGCTCAGAGGGACCCCTTCCGTCCTTTCTCTTACCCCACACCAGCCTCTCCACCACAATGGAAGCCTAACCACACCTCTCTCTGGTTCCAAACCTTGTGAAGTAAATGCCAGGAGAAGCTTGCCACTGGTCCCAGAGGACCACGCGCTGTATGGTTCCATTGGTATGAACTGTCCAGAAGAGACGAATCCATACAGATAGAAAGCTTAGTGCTTTGTAGGTCTGGGAGGGATCAAGGGAGAGAtggagtgattaaaaaaaaaaaaaaaaaggtatggagCTTTTCTGGGGGtgaagaaaatgttctgaaacAGACTGTGGTTATGGTAGCATGGATCTGTGAAAATCtttgaattgtacactttgaaTAGGTGAATTGTATAAAATGTGTATTGTAGGTCAAAGCTCTAAGAAAACCCCCAAAAGCCATGATGGTCCCACCCCTGGCCAGGGAGACACTCGGGTACTACTCAGTTTATTGCTATGGTTTAAGATCCCTTTCTTCACGCTCTTTGCGTGGTTCATCTCCCTTTACCCTCACACAGCTCTCTAATGTAGGTGTTATGTGACACCCATTTTGCAGACGGGAATACTGAGAAGAGAGATTTcagtgacttgcctaaggccCCATGATACGCTGTGATTTGGTCTAGCAGGAGGACTTCTTACAATGTGTTATAGGATCTGTTTCCAAGTTTCTCCCCACTGGACTTGAGGCTCCTGGGAATTGGTGATAGTGTCTGGTTCTGACCTAGCACCAGATTCCCCACCCCTGGCCCAGTGGCCTTCAGAACTGACTCAGGAAACTGAGAAGGCTGTAGAATTATGCTGGGAGTGGGCTCAGTGGTCTCAGTCTGGGACCCAGGCACCTTTGACAAAGGCAGCATCTATCCAGCCTACACACTGCCTCCCCAACAAAGAGATGGATTCCAGCAACTCTTCTCTCCTGGGTCCTTGTGTGGTTTCCCTCCCCGAAGCCTGTCTCCCCTCCTGGGGCTTCTCCCTGTAACTAAGAGGTTGGCCCTGCCCAGAGCTCCCGGCTGCATCCCTGGGACCTGGTTCTGCCCCCAGCTGCCTCCCAAGGGCAGCAGGCAGCACAGGAAACGCCtcaaagacacccccccccacctctggcccCTGTTCAGCCCTGGCTCTTGTGCCCATCCCAAGTCTCAGGAATGCCACCGGGGTCCCCCGACGTGCTGGCAGGTGGAGCTAGATTTGACGGGGAATCAGGGAAGGCATCCCTAGCTGGACACCAGAAGGATGTGTTTGAGGAAACAGGCTCTTTCTCAGAAGacagccctgggggggggggggtgcagcagTAGTGACCCCAGGTCCTAAGGACTTGGTGATAAATGACTCAGCAGGACATCACTCCAGAAGGAAGCAGACAGCATCTCCCTGCGCTGTCCCCCAGCCCTAAGCAGCCCGGGACTGGGAGTTTACTActcctgcttttttttcccttctggaaGCCACTGCCTGCCtgggctttctctctcacacccccttcctccctcctcttcctggaaCTCAAGTCACTTGCCAACATCCACGGACATTTTCTGGGGATCTTCTATAAGCAGCTCTATCCAAATAGCTTGGTTTGGGGGACAAGCTAAGATAGTCTACTCAGAACCCAACAAGGCACTTAAGTGTATGAGAAGCGAAGACTAGCCCACATGCTCCTAGGCAGGGCTGACCATGTCCTCTGACACACATTTTACCCCCACGGCCCAGACCTCCCCTACCCTAAAAACAGACTCAAGACAGATGCTGGAATCAGTGTGAGCACCAAGGCCCAGAGGGCCCCAGCAAAAACAGCCCCCGCCACCAGTTCCCTGAAGGAGCAGCCTCGGGGGAACCCGGCCCCAGGGCCCCGTGCGCGTGGCAGGGAAGTCACAGCCGGCTCTTGGAAACCAATGCTGGCAAAGGCCACTGGAATACCCAGGTGGCCTGGGGTAAGGGGTGGAGGCAGCTGGCTCCCCTCCAGAGAACTCGGGGTCCTGAGACCCCACGCTGGCCCCAACCTCTACTGACCCACAGCCCCACTTAGGATGACACCCACAGCCCCACTTAGGATGACACCCCAAAAGGCCAGCCCCCCAACTTGGCCGCCTATCTACTGCAAAGAGTTTAGCTCAGGGTGGCTCCTGGGGGTCCCCTCCCCAGAAGGGTATGTGCAAAGTCGCTGCTGCGATGCAGAAGAGCAAGAGAGGAGGCAGGACAGCAAACAGAAGGTCTCCCGGTCGCGGCCCCCTCTCCAGCAGGAGGGGTAGTAGGCCTGGTGAGAAAGGGAGCCTTCCCCCAAGCCCCCGCCCCCAACTCTCTGTTCTGCATGCCCCAGGCAGAAGGTCTGGTGCCCACTGAGCCCTGGAACAGAGAGCCACACTTACCATGATGGAAAAGATGAGGGGAATCAGATTGAGAGGCCACACAGGGCAGAAGCAGGAGGCGATGGCAAGGATGAGGTAATCTTTGGGGACCTCTTGGTCTTGGGCAGAGGAGGCAGTGGCAATGGAGGACGCCCTCCTAGAGCTGGCCCGAGAGGCCGACCAGGGGAGTGTGGCTTCAGGGCACCCCTCCGATACCACCTTGAAGGGCAGGCCGTGGCCGTTCTGCTCCAGGTCCAGAGTCCCCGAGAGGGACGTGGACAGCTTCAGGGGCTTGTCATCCTTGTCTTCCACCTTTGTGAGGAGCTTCTCCATCTCCGGCAGGTCCAGGGGTGAGGTGGTGCCTGGCTCCTGGgctgagggaaactgaggctgcccCGGGTTGGCCATGGTGGCTTGGGTCTGGGGTTGCTCCAGCTTCAGGCTGAGACGCTCGGCTGCAGGGGGAGCTCAGCTTACCATTCCTCAGCCCAGACTGGGGGCCACCAGCTGGGGGGCTGAAGCGTGCCCCAGGGGAGCGAGGACAGGGGTCGGCTTCTCCTGGCCTCTGAAGCCGGCCTGATGCCCCCGCAGAGCTTCGGGAAGCTGGATGGAGCCTTCAGATCTGTTCAAGTTTGAGGCCAACTTTGCTGGTGCTGCTGACAGCACAGATGGGCGGGGAAGTGACAGAAAGCAGCTCCGAGAGCAGAGCAAAGAGGCTCCTCTCCCGGGTGAGGCTTAGGCTaagtcagagagaggagagagagagagagagagagagagagagagaacaccacacagcctccctccctccccaccctcctctgagatgcttttctttttcaattcccCTCTCCCCTGAGACCGTGCTGTGTGCTgcctcagccccagcccagcccagcccagcccagagcccagagggaCTTCAGTGGGCCTCTCCTTTCCACTGCAGCCACAGAGCCCGCCTCTCTGGTCTGGGGGCTCCAGATCGGGAAACGGACCAAGTGGGTCACAAAGGGGCGTGTCTTCAACCATCTTGGGAAACGCAGCCCTCTGCTTCTCTTTTGCTGGAGCGGGTCACACTTCCTCCTATCTCggcccttcctcctctttctcctcctctcttgcAGGCATAGCTGAGCCCCGGACCTACCCTAGGGCATCCCACCTGACCTTTGGCCCCCGGACATGTCTAGGCCACAGCCTGGTTCCCTGCTCCAGGAGGAGAGGGCAGACTAAGCACCAAGGATCCTGCCTCAGTGGGTCTCTGGACCCCTCACCAAGGGGTGTTAGGAAGGAAGTGTGGGTCTATTTCATGCCCATCTGAGCTTTCCTGGGatgcttttacttatttattttttaaagattgtgtttatttatttatttgagagggagagagaaagcatgagcaggagaggggggcagagggagaaacaggctccccactgagcagagagccccgatgctggggcttgatcatgacctaagctgaaggcagatgcttaacctactgagccacccaggtgtgcctctggggtgcttttattttattttactttatttttaaagattttatttatttatttgacagatcacaagtaggcagagaggcaggcagagagaggaagagaagcaggctccccgctgagcagagaacccaatgcggggctcgatcccaggactctgggaccacgacccgagccgaagcagaggctttaacccattgagccacccaggtgcccctggggtgcttttaaaaagcagcaaagaTACTCCTGTTCAGGAGCTCGCTGGTCTGAAGGACCTCAGTCCTGGTCGTCAGTCCTCTCTGATTCTTCCTGTCGCTCTTCACTCCCtctcctgtcttctctctgtttcagtttcctcctccagGTTCCACGTCTCCCCTGTGTCCCCGATCTCTCTCTCCTTACAGTGTTTCAGAAGCGTGACCTGGAACCCCTGTGTGTAtgcgcctgtgtgtgtgttggggcgggCGGTAGAAGAGGGTAAGAGGAAAGACTCTAAGCCCCTACGGTCATGCaggttgggaggtggggaggcagaagcaggatgGGGCCTCAGAGGTTGTGGGGTTCAGATCCTCTGATATCCCACATGTGAGGCCGGAAACGGAACAACACTCCTTTCAAGCAGACATCAGTCCCTTGTCCTGGTCCTGGAGCCAGTTTGGAGCAAGAGGAACCACTGTAGTGGAAAGAAATAGCTTTGGTTTGTGTGTCAAGCTGGGCTCTGAAATGCTGCTTCCAGCAAGGGCTGTGtccaggttggggggggggacttgGGGGATGGGGGACGTGACCAGCTGAGAGAGGGGAGAACAGGGCACAGAAGAGCCGCCTGCTAGGGGCTCAGGAGGAGTCTGGGGAGCTGAAAAGGCTCCAGAGGCTCATAAGTTTCGAACATACTGTGTAGCTTTGGCACACATTGTCAAGTTTGGTAAATCTGAGTATATTACATTAAGAATTTTTGCTTCATAAAGGAAACCCATTGTTGTTTGCAAAATGCAAGCCTCTGGGATTGTTGCTGTTGgcctggagagaaagagagagagagagagagagaccgaacTTCCTCCTCCTCTAGGTTCTTAAAGGAAGCTCTTCCTCCCCAAGGCCAGGGGTCGGGCAGGAAAGTGAGCTGGGCTTCCTTGACCGGGAACTTTTGGAAATGTGCTAATGTCTTTTTAAACATGAGACCTCATGCagagggtgggaagttgggtgccTGGGACCCCTAGTCTCCAAGTCAGTTTCCAGCTTGGACAGAATTCTGTATTACAGCTGGAAGCTGACCCTGGGCCCCCACGTGGGGCCTACAGCTGCCCAGCCCAAAGATTCCATAGCCTCTGGCCCAAAGATGGCTCTTGAGCCGCTGAAATATAGCTGGTTCCAACTGAAACGTGCTGTAAGTATAGAACATACTGGGTTTTGAATACTTAGTTCAAAAAGGAACATAAAATGTCTCATGAATACTAATGTACATTGATTACATATTAAAGTGATAAATTTGTTGTTACACTGAGCTGAATAAAACGAGATTAAAATGAATGTCACCTCCGTCttttggccttttaaaaatatgccaactagaaaattaaaaattaggggcacctgggtggctcagtgggttaaagcctctgcctttggctcaggtcatgatcccagggtcctgggatcagccaaattgggctctctgctcagcggggagtctgttccccctcccctgcctgcctctctgctt
This region of Mustela lutreola isolate mMusLut2 chromosome 15, mMusLut2.pri, whole genome shotgun sequence genomic DNA includes:
- the TRARG1 gene encoding trafficking regulator of GLUT4 1 → MANPGQPQFPSAQEPGTTSPLDLPEMEKLLTKVEDKDDKPLKLSTSLSGTLDLEQNGHGLPFKVVSEGCPEATLPWSASRASSRRASSIATASSAQDQEVPKDYLILAIASCFCPVWPLNLIPLIFSIMSRSSVQQGDLDGARRLGRLARLLSITFIIMGIIIIIVAVTVNFTVQKK